The genomic segment GTTCGAAGGGGTGACCCTCTCCTACGGGGCGACGCCCGCCCTGGCCGACGTCTCCCTCGACGTGCCCGAGGGCGCCTTCCTGGGGGTCATCGGCCCCAACGGGTCGGGCAAGACGTCGCTGCTCAAGGGCGTGCTGGGCATCCTCGCCCCCAGCCGGGGCCGCATCCACGTGGGAGACCTGTGCTGCCACCAGCTGCGCAAGGTGCGCCTCGACATCGGGTACGTGCCCCAGGGGGGGCGGGTGGACCGCTTCTTCCCCGCGAAGGTTCTCGACGTGGTCCTCATGGGGCTCTACCCCCGGCTGGGCCTCCTGCGCCGGCCCGGCCGGGCGGAACGGGAGAAGTCCCTGGAGGCCCTGGCGTCGGTGGGGGTCGCCGACCTGGCCCGCCGCCCGATCGGCCACCTCTCGGGGGGCCAGCTCCAGCGGGTCTTCATCGCCCGGGCCCTGGTGCGGGATCCCCGGATCCTGCTGCTCGACGAGCCCTCCACGGGCCTCGACGTGCGCAGCCAGGCCTCGGTAATGGAGCTCATCCACCGCACCCATCGGGAGCGGCGGCTCACCACGCTCCTGGTGACCCACGA from the Thermodesulfobacteriota bacterium genome contains:
- a CDS encoding metal ABC transporter ATP-binding protein — protein: MKPLPFGAPTAIRFEGVTLSYGATPALADVSLDVPEGAFLGVIGPNGSGKTSLLKGVLGILAPSRGRIHVGDLCCHQLRKVRLDIGYVPQGGRVDRFFPAKVLDVVLMGLYPRLGLLRRPGRAEREKSLEALASVGVADLARRPIGHLSGGQLQRVFIARALVRDPRILLLDEPSTGLDVRSQASVMELIHRTHRERRLTTLLVTHDVNLVYPFLDLVLAVNRRVFAYGPPGEALVKEVLDEMYGVTVHVHEAHGRPFVIPGDVHRA